The following DNA comes from Deltaproteobacteria bacterium.
CAATCTTGACTGAAAGCGATAAAATCTGTCCAGCCTCCTTAAGTTTCTCTTTCCTGGATAACTGTTTCCTTGTAGGCCTTCTGGAGGGCAGCAAGATTTTTGGGGGCTGACCGACCCAGGTGTTCCAGCATCGGCGGTTCGATTGATTCCAGATGCACTATCTGGGTTACCTTGATGACCGCACCCAGCATGATGGTGTTGACCATGGAAGTGCCCAGGATTTCCCGGGCAATCTGGTTGCCATTGATAACCCCCAAAGTGACTTGATAGCCGTAGATTTCTCGGATTTCCTCAGGTGCCTTGGCAGTATTTAAAATTAGGATGCCGGTCTTTTTCAAGCCTTGG
Coding sequences within:
- a CDS encoding 2-oxoacid:acceptor oxidoreductase family protein, which codes for MIEIRFHAWDRQGVETSVELLALAAMAEGKYVQAFTNQPLQKGAPVKAFVRVNEVPISLAAQIEEPDVAVVLDESLLTVQDVTQGLKKTGILILNTAKAPEEIREIYGYQVTLGVINGNQIAREILGTSMVNTIMLGAVIKVTQIVHLESIEPPMLEHLGRSAPKNLAALQKAYKETVIQERET